A DNA window from Brassica napus cultivar Da-Ae chromosome C1, Da-Ae, whole genome shotgun sequence contains the following coding sequences:
- the LOC106375349 gene encoding coiled-coil domain-containing protein 93, with protein sequence MGNEDIIQEVCSSGDMVTNLKASIRELSGKVREQNQRKCDVRDKLQQLRERINAEGVDVSVQEELLPLLRSLKELEKQESEVRSNCDAKRSALEDAVCDLEERVAKGEIPEEDLDVLLVESLDHLTSAKKELAATLREIVSLKRQIDDVPCQSELLQYERRFSELNVCIQEKLQQTRKLYGTYNALLEIKDLMLKEISLLNSIGSQFQDVIGTPAGRVKSIDSMEGVMKGIQQKLGKVQLGLQEEQRRCDASKEKYTAAAAEQRKCYTVLRAFQEECTRNDRLRSQVSGSKQGM encoded by the exons ATGGGAAATGAAGATATCATTCAAGAG GTTTGTTCTTCAGGGGATATGGTGACGAATCTGAAGGCGTCCATAAGAGAATTGAGTGGGAAAGTGAGGGAACAG AATCAGAGAAAATGTGATGTTAGGGATAAGCTGCAGCAGCTGCGAGAAAGAATAAACGCTGAAGGTGTTGATGTCTCAGTCCAGGAGGAGTTGCTACCTCTTTTAAGATCGCTTAAG GAATTAGAAAAACAGGAATCTGAAGTCCGGTCTAATTGCGATGCTAAGCGTTCTGCGTTAGAAGATGCAGTTTGTGATTTGGAGGAGAGAGTCGCAAAGGGTGAGATTCCTGAGGAAGATTTGGATGTTTTGTTGGTTGAATCACTGGATCATCTGACTTCAGCAAAGAAG GAGCTTGCAGCAACGCTAAGAGAAATAGTGTCTCTGAAGCGACAGATTGATGATGTACCATGCCAATCTGAACTCCTACA GTATGAAAGAAGATTCTCAGAGCTTAATGTTTGTATCCAG GAGAAGCTTCAACAAACTAGGAAGCTCTATGGGACATACAATGCTCTTTTAGAAATAAAAGACTTGATGCTAAAGGAGATATCATTACTTAATTCAATAGGTTCGCAG TTTCAAGACGTGATTGGTACTCCTGCTGGCCGTGTGAAGTCAATTGATTCAATGGAAGGAGTCATGAAAGGAATCCAACAG AAGCTAGGAAAGGTACAACTTGGTCTTCAAGAAGAGCAGAGACGCTGTGATGCTTCAAAGGAAAAGTACACCGCTGCAGCTGCAGAGCAAAGAAAATGTTATACTGTACTAAGAGCCTTCCAG GAAGAATGCACTAGAAATGACAGGCTGAGGAGTCAAGTATCTGGCTCGAAACAAGGGATGTAA
- the LOC106375351 gene encoding transcriptional corepressor LEUNIG-like isoform X2 — MSQTNWEADKMLDVYIHDYLVKRDLKATAQAFQAEGKISLDPVAIDAPGGFLFEWWSVFWDIFIARTNEKHSEVAASYIETQMMKARDQQMQQGQHPQVSQQQHHQQQQQQIQMQQLLLQRAQQQQQQQQQQQHHQQQQQQHQQQQHLNQPPSQQQQQQQQQQQQQQAAPQHQQQPTPQQQQQQQQQQQQQPQRRDGSHLANGSANGLVGNNSDPVMRQNSGSASALANNKAYEERIKMPTQRDSLDEAAMKRFGENGGQMLDPNHASMLKSAGASGQPAGQVLHGASSGMSPQVQARNQQLPGSAVDMKSDINTVLTPRTAVPEGSLIGIPGSNQGNNLTLKGWPLTGFDQLRSGLLQPQKPFMQSPQQSFHGLNMLTPQHQQQLMMAQQNLNSQSVNDENRRLKMLLNNRNMSLGKDGLEGGSVGDVLPNNVGSSLQPGGSLLPRGDTDMLLKQQQQHQQQGGGNLAQPQALNQHALSNQQTQSSNHNIQQQDKLGGGGSITMDGGMSNSFRGNEQVLKNQTGRKRKQPVSSSGPANSTGTANTTGPSPSSAPSTPSTHTPGDAVSMPNLPHGGGSTKPVIMFGTEGTTGTLTSPSNQLTDMDRFVEDGSLDDNVESFLSHEDGDQRDTVGRCMDVSKGFTFAEVNSVRASTSKVTCCHFSLDGKMLASAGHDKKAVIWHTDTMKPKTTLEEHTAMITDVRFSPNLPRLATSSFDKTVRVWDADNKGYSLRNFIGHSSMITSVDFHPNKDDLICSCDDDGEIRYWSINNGTCSRVYKGGSTQTRFQPRVGKYLAASSANVVSVLDVETQACRHSLQGHTNQINSVCWDASGDFLATVSEDMVKVWTFGTGNEGECVHELSCNGNKFQSCVFHPTYPSLLVVGCYQSLELWNMSQNKTMTLPAHDGLITSLAVSTATGLVASASHDKLVKLWK, encoded by the exons ATGTCTCAGACCAACTGGGAAGCTGATAAAAT GTTGGATGTCTATATCCATGATTATCTGGTCAAAAGAGATTTGAAAGCTACAGCTCAGGCTTTCCAAGCTGAAGGAAAAATTTCATTGGATCCAGTCG CTATTGACGCACCTGGTGGATTTCTGTTTGAGTGGTGGTCTGTCTTCTGGGATATATTTATTGCTAGGACCAATGAGAAGCATTCCGAGGTTGCTGCATCTTACATTGAG ACACAAATGATGAAAGCGCGAGACCAGCAAATGCAACAAGGTCAACACCCACAGGTCTCGCAGCAGCagcatcatcaacaacaacaacagcaaatACAAATGCAACAACTCTTGTTGCAACGTGCACAGCAACAACagcaacagcaacaacaacagcaacatcatcaacaacagcagcagcaacaccaacaacaacaacatctaAACCAACCACCTTCTCAACAGCAACAACAGCAGCAacagcagcaacaacagcagCAGGCAGCGCCTCAACACCAGCAACAGCCAACACcacagcagcagcaacaacagcagcaacaacagcagcagcagccaCAGAGGAGAGATGGATCCCACCTTGCAAATGGATCAGCAAATGGACTCGTTGGTAATAACAGCGACCCAGTTATGAGGCAAAACTCTGGGTCTGCGAGTGCCTTAGCAAATAATAAGGCATACGAGGAGAGGATCAAAATGCCTACTCAGAGGGATTCTTTAGATGAGGCTGCTATGAAG AGATTCGGGGAAAATGGTGGGCAAATGTTGGATCCAAACCATGCATCGATGTTGAAATCCGCTGGAGCTTCCGGACAGCCTGCAGG GCAAGTGTTACATGGTGCAAGCAGTGGTATGTCTCCACAGGTTCAAGCTCGAAATCAGCAACTTCCTGGTTCTGCGGTG GATATGAAAAGCGACATCAACACTGTGCTCACCCCCAGAACTGCTGTTCCAGAAGGGTCGTTGATTGGAATTCCTG GTTCAAATCAAGGCAACAACCTTACACTTAAAGGGTGGCCACTCACA ggatttgatcaGCTTCGTTCTGGTCTTCTCCAGCCGCAAAAGCCATTTATGCAGTCTCCGCAGCAGTCTTTTCACGGACTCAACATGTTGACTCCGCAGCATCAGCAACAGCTCATGATGGCTCAACAGAATCTAAATTCACAATCCGTCAATGACGAGAACAGGAGACTGAAAATGCTATTGAACAACCGGAACATGAGCCTAGGAAAGGATGGCCTTGAGGGTGGTTCTGTGGGCGATGTGCTACCTAATAATGTTGGATCGTCTTTGCAACCTGGTGGCTCTCTTTTGCCTCGTGGAGACACCGACATGCTACTAAAG cagcagcagcagcatcaGCAGCAGGGTGGTGGGAATTTAGCACAGCCACAGGCACTTAATCAGCACGCCCTTTCTAATCAGCAAACACAGAGTTCAAATCACAACATTCAGCAACAAGATAAACTGGGAGGAGGTGGTAGTATCACGATGGATGGTGGCATGTCAAATTCCTTTAGAGGAAATGAACAG GTATTGAAGAATCAAACTGGGAGGAAAAGAAAGCAACCGGTTTCGTCTTCTGGTCCAGCTAATAGTACAGGAACAGCCAACACTACGGGGCCATCACCGAGCTCAGCACCTTCTACACCTTCAACTCATACTCCTGGAGATGCGGTTTCTATGCCTAATCTGCCTCATGGTGGTGGTTCCACCAAACCAGTAATTATGTTTGGCACTGAGGGGACTACTGGGACTCTTACATCTCCATCAAATCAGCTA ACTGATATGGATCGATTTGTGGAAGATGGGTCACTTGACGACAACGTTGAGTCTTTTTTATCCCATGAGGATGGTGATCAACGAGACACTGTTGGACGATGTATGGATGTTAGTAAAG GTTTCACGTTTGCGGAAGTGAACTCAGTACGTGCGAGCACAAGCAAAGTCACCTGTTGCCACTTCTCATTGGATGGCAAAATGCTTGCTAGTGCCGGACATGACAAAAAG GCTGTAATATGGCATACAGACACTATGAAGCCCAAGACAACCCTTGAGGAGCACACGGCGATGATAACAGATGTTCGTTTTAGTCCGAACCTGCCTCGGCTTGCAACTTCTTCGTTTGACAAAACTGTCAGGGTTTGGGATGCTGATAAT AAAGGTTACTCCCTTCGTAATTTCATCGGACATTCTTCCATGATTACGTCAGTTGACTTCCATCCCAACAAGGATGATCTCATATGTTCATGTGACGATGACGGCGAGATAAGGTACTGGAGCATCAACAATGGAACTTGCTCAAGAGTGTACAAG GGTGGTAGCACTCAGACGAGATTCCAACCACGTGTTGGAAAGTATCTGGCTGCTTCGTCGGCAAACGTTGTATCTGTACTAGATGTTGAAACACAAGCTTGTCGACACTCTTTGCAG GGCCATACTAATCAGATAAACTCGGTCTGCTGGGATGCTTCTGGTGACTTCTTGGCAACGGTTAGTGAAGATATGGTGAAAGTTTGGACGTTCGGGACAGGTAATGAAGGAGAATGTGTTCATGAGCTAAGCTGCAATGGAAACAAGTTCCAGTCTTGTGTTTTCCATCCGACTTACCCTTCTCTACTCGTAGTTGGTTGTTACCAG TCTTTAGAACTGTGGAACATGTCCCAGAACAAGACGATGACATTGCCTGCTCACGATGGGCTGATTACGTCACTGGCGGTTTCAACTGCAACGGGATTGGTTGCATCAGCTAGTCACGACAAGCTAGTGAAGCTGTGGAAGTGA
- the LOC106375351 gene encoding transcriptional corepressor LEUNIG-like isoform X3, which translates to MSQTNWEADKMLDVYIHDYLVKRDLKATAQAFQAEGKISLDPVAIDAPGGFLFEWWSVFWDIFIARTNEKHSEVAASYIETQMMKARDQQMQQGQHPQVSQQQHHQQQQQQIQMQQLLLQRAQQQQQQQQQQQHHQQQQQQHQQQQHLNQPPSQQQQQQQQQQQQQQAAPQHQQQPTPQQQQQQQQQQQQQPQRRDGSHLANGSANGLVGNNSDPVMRQNSGSASALANNKAYEERIKMPTQRDSLDEAAMKRFGENGGQMLDPNHASMLKSAGASGQPAGQVLHGASSGMSPQVQARNQQLPGSAVDMKSDINTVLTPRTAVPEGSLIGIPGSNQGNNLTLKGWPLTGFDQLRSGLLQPQKPFMQSPQQSFHGLNMLTPQHQQQLMMAQQNLNSQSVNDENRRLKMLLNNRNMSLGKDGLEGGSVGDVLPNNVGSSLQPGGSLLPRGDTDMLLKQQQHQQQGGGNLAQPQALNQHALSNQQTQSSNHNIQQQDKLGGGGSITMDGGMSNSFRGNEQVLKNQTGRKRKQPVSSSGPANSTGTANTTGPSPSSAPSTPSTHTPGDAVSMPNLPHGGGSTKPVIMFGTEGTTGTLTSPSNQLTDMDRFVEDGSLDDNVESFLSHEDGDQRDTVGRCMDVSKGFTFAEVNSVRASTSKVTCCHFSLDGKMLASAGHDKKAVIWHTDTMKPKTTLEEHTAMITDVRFSPNLPRLATSSFDKTVRVWDADNKGYSLRNFIGHSSMITSVDFHPNKDDLICSCDDDGEIRYWSINNGTCSRVYKGGSTQTRFQPRVGKYLAASSANVVSVLDVETQACRHSLQGHTNQINSVCWDASGDFLATVSEDMVKVWTFGTGNEGECVHELSCNGNKFQSCVFHPTYPSLLVVGCYQSLELWNMSQNKTMTLPAHDGLITSLAVSTATGLVASASHDKLVKLWK; encoded by the exons ATGTCTCAGACCAACTGGGAAGCTGATAAAAT GTTGGATGTCTATATCCATGATTATCTGGTCAAAAGAGATTTGAAAGCTACAGCTCAGGCTTTCCAAGCTGAAGGAAAAATTTCATTGGATCCAGTCG CTATTGACGCACCTGGTGGATTTCTGTTTGAGTGGTGGTCTGTCTTCTGGGATATATTTATTGCTAGGACCAATGAGAAGCATTCCGAGGTTGCTGCATCTTACATTGAG ACACAAATGATGAAAGCGCGAGACCAGCAAATGCAACAAGGTCAACACCCACAGGTCTCGCAGCAGCagcatcatcaacaacaacaacagcaaatACAAATGCAACAACTCTTGTTGCAACGTGCACAGCAACAACagcaacagcaacaacaacagcaacatcatcaacaacagcagcagcaacaccaacaacaacaacatctaAACCAACCACCTTCTCAACAGCAACAACAGCAGCAacagcagcaacaacagcagCAGGCAGCGCCTCAACACCAGCAACAGCCAACACcacagcagcagcaacaacagcagcaacaacagcagcagcagccaCAGAGGAGAGATGGATCCCACCTTGCAAATGGATCAGCAAATGGACTCGTTGGTAATAACAGCGACCCAGTTATGAGGCAAAACTCTGGGTCTGCGAGTGCCTTAGCAAATAATAAGGCATACGAGGAGAGGATCAAAATGCCTACTCAGAGGGATTCTTTAGATGAGGCTGCTATGAAG AGATTCGGGGAAAATGGTGGGCAAATGTTGGATCCAAACCATGCATCGATGTTGAAATCCGCTGGAGCTTCCGGACAGCCTGCAGG GCAAGTGTTACATGGTGCAAGCAGTGGTATGTCTCCACAGGTTCAAGCTCGAAATCAGCAACTTCCTGGTTCTGCGGTG GATATGAAAAGCGACATCAACACTGTGCTCACCCCCAGAACTGCTGTTCCAGAAGGGTCGTTGATTGGAATTCCTG GTTCAAATCAAGGCAACAACCTTACACTTAAAGGGTGGCCACTCACA ggatttgatcaGCTTCGTTCTGGTCTTCTCCAGCCGCAAAAGCCATTTATGCAGTCTCCGCAGCAGTCTTTTCACGGACTCAACATGTTGACTCCGCAGCATCAGCAACAGCTCATGATGGCTCAACAGAATCTAAATTCACAATCCGTCAATGACGAGAACAGGAGACTGAAAATGCTATTGAACAACCGGAACATGAGCCTAGGAAAGGATGGCCTTGAGGGTGGTTCTGTGGGCGATGTGCTACCTAATAATGTTGGATCGTCTTTGCAACCTGGTGGCTCTCTTTTGCCTCGTGGAGACACCGACATGCTACTAAAG cagcagcagcatcaGCAGCAGGGTGGTGGGAATTTAGCACAGCCACAGGCACTTAATCAGCACGCCCTTTCTAATCAGCAAACACAGAGTTCAAATCACAACATTCAGCAACAAGATAAACTGGGAGGAGGTGGTAGTATCACGATGGATGGTGGCATGTCAAATTCCTTTAGAGGAAATGAACAG GTATTGAAGAATCAAACTGGGAGGAAAAGAAAGCAACCGGTTTCGTCTTCTGGTCCAGCTAATAGTACAGGAACAGCCAACACTACGGGGCCATCACCGAGCTCAGCACCTTCTACACCTTCAACTCATACTCCTGGAGATGCGGTTTCTATGCCTAATCTGCCTCATGGTGGTGGTTCCACCAAACCAGTAATTATGTTTGGCACTGAGGGGACTACTGGGACTCTTACATCTCCATCAAATCAGCTA ACTGATATGGATCGATTTGTGGAAGATGGGTCACTTGACGACAACGTTGAGTCTTTTTTATCCCATGAGGATGGTGATCAACGAGACACTGTTGGACGATGTATGGATGTTAGTAAAG GTTTCACGTTTGCGGAAGTGAACTCAGTACGTGCGAGCACAAGCAAAGTCACCTGTTGCCACTTCTCATTGGATGGCAAAATGCTTGCTAGTGCCGGACATGACAAAAAG GCTGTAATATGGCATACAGACACTATGAAGCCCAAGACAACCCTTGAGGAGCACACGGCGATGATAACAGATGTTCGTTTTAGTCCGAACCTGCCTCGGCTTGCAACTTCTTCGTTTGACAAAACTGTCAGGGTTTGGGATGCTGATAAT AAAGGTTACTCCCTTCGTAATTTCATCGGACATTCTTCCATGATTACGTCAGTTGACTTCCATCCCAACAAGGATGATCTCATATGTTCATGTGACGATGACGGCGAGATAAGGTACTGGAGCATCAACAATGGAACTTGCTCAAGAGTGTACAAG GGTGGTAGCACTCAGACGAGATTCCAACCACGTGTTGGAAAGTATCTGGCTGCTTCGTCGGCAAACGTTGTATCTGTACTAGATGTTGAAACACAAGCTTGTCGACACTCTTTGCAG GGCCATACTAATCAGATAAACTCGGTCTGCTGGGATGCTTCTGGTGACTTCTTGGCAACGGTTAGTGAAGATATGGTGAAAGTTTGGACGTTCGGGACAGGTAATGAAGGAGAATGTGTTCATGAGCTAAGCTGCAATGGAAACAAGTTCCAGTCTTGTGTTTTCCATCCGACTTACCCTTCTCTACTCGTAGTTGGTTGTTACCAG TCTTTAGAACTGTGGAACATGTCCCAGAACAAGACGATGACATTGCCTGCTCACGATGGGCTGATTACGTCACTGGCGGTTTCAACTGCAACGGGATTGGTTGCATCAGCTAGTCACGACAAGCTAGTGAAGCTGTGGAAGTGA
- the LOC106375351 gene encoding transcriptional corepressor LEUNIG-like isoform X1 translates to MSQTNWEADKMLDVYIHDYLVKRDLKATAQAFQAEGKISLDPVAIDAPGGFLFEWWSVFWDIFIARTNEKHSEVAASYIETQMMKARDQQMQQGQHPQVSQQQHHQQQQQQIQMQQLLLQRAQQQQQQQQQQQHHQQQQQQHQQQQHLNQPPSQQQQQQQQQQQQQQAAPQHQQQPTPQQQQQQQQQQQQQPQRRDGSHLANGSANGLVGNNSDPVMRQNSGSASALANNKAYEERIKMPTQRDSLDEAAMKRFGENGGQMLDPNHASMLKSAGASGQPAGQVLHGASSGMSPQVQARNQQLPGSAVDMKSDINTVLTPRTAVPEGSLIGIPGSNQGNNLTLKGWPLTGFDQLRSGLLQPQKPFMQSPQQSFHGLNMLTPQHQQQLMMAQQNLNSQSVNDENRRLKMLLNNRNMSLGKDGLEGGSVGDVLPNNVGSSLQPGGSLLPRGDTDMLLKLKMALLQQQQHQQQGGGNLAQPQALNQHALSNQQTQSSNHNIQQQDKLGGGGSITMDGGMSNSFRGNEQVLKNQTGRKRKQPVSSSGPANSTGTANTTGPSPSSAPSTPSTHTPGDAVSMPNLPHGGGSTKPVIMFGTEGTTGTLTSPSNQLTDMDRFVEDGSLDDNVESFLSHEDGDQRDTVGRCMDVSKGFTFAEVNSVRASTSKVTCCHFSLDGKMLASAGHDKKAVIWHTDTMKPKTTLEEHTAMITDVRFSPNLPRLATSSFDKTVRVWDADNKGYSLRNFIGHSSMITSVDFHPNKDDLICSCDDDGEIRYWSINNGTCSRVYKGGSTQTRFQPRVGKYLAASSANVVSVLDVETQACRHSLQGHTNQINSVCWDASGDFLATVSEDMVKVWTFGTGNEGECVHELSCNGNKFQSCVFHPTYPSLLVVGCYQSLELWNMSQNKTMTLPAHDGLITSLAVSTATGLVASASHDKLVKLWK, encoded by the exons ATGTCTCAGACCAACTGGGAAGCTGATAAAAT GTTGGATGTCTATATCCATGATTATCTGGTCAAAAGAGATTTGAAAGCTACAGCTCAGGCTTTCCAAGCTGAAGGAAAAATTTCATTGGATCCAGTCG CTATTGACGCACCTGGTGGATTTCTGTTTGAGTGGTGGTCTGTCTTCTGGGATATATTTATTGCTAGGACCAATGAGAAGCATTCCGAGGTTGCTGCATCTTACATTGAG ACACAAATGATGAAAGCGCGAGACCAGCAAATGCAACAAGGTCAACACCCACAGGTCTCGCAGCAGCagcatcatcaacaacaacaacagcaaatACAAATGCAACAACTCTTGTTGCAACGTGCACAGCAACAACagcaacagcaacaacaacagcaacatcatcaacaacagcagcagcaacaccaacaacaacaacatctaAACCAACCACCTTCTCAACAGCAACAACAGCAGCAacagcagcaacaacagcagCAGGCAGCGCCTCAACACCAGCAACAGCCAACACcacagcagcagcaacaacagcagcaacaacagcagcagcagccaCAGAGGAGAGATGGATCCCACCTTGCAAATGGATCAGCAAATGGACTCGTTGGTAATAACAGCGACCCAGTTATGAGGCAAAACTCTGGGTCTGCGAGTGCCTTAGCAAATAATAAGGCATACGAGGAGAGGATCAAAATGCCTACTCAGAGGGATTCTTTAGATGAGGCTGCTATGAAG AGATTCGGGGAAAATGGTGGGCAAATGTTGGATCCAAACCATGCATCGATGTTGAAATCCGCTGGAGCTTCCGGACAGCCTGCAGG GCAAGTGTTACATGGTGCAAGCAGTGGTATGTCTCCACAGGTTCAAGCTCGAAATCAGCAACTTCCTGGTTCTGCGGTG GATATGAAAAGCGACATCAACACTGTGCTCACCCCCAGAACTGCTGTTCCAGAAGGGTCGTTGATTGGAATTCCTG GTTCAAATCAAGGCAACAACCTTACACTTAAAGGGTGGCCACTCACA ggatttgatcaGCTTCGTTCTGGTCTTCTCCAGCCGCAAAAGCCATTTATGCAGTCTCCGCAGCAGTCTTTTCACGGACTCAACATGTTGACTCCGCAGCATCAGCAACAGCTCATGATGGCTCAACAGAATCTAAATTCACAATCCGTCAATGACGAGAACAGGAGACTGAAAATGCTATTGAACAACCGGAACATGAGCCTAGGAAAGGATGGCCTTGAGGGTGGTTCTGTGGGCGATGTGCTACCTAATAATGTTGGATCGTCTTTGCAACCTGGTGGCTCTCTTTTGCCTCGTGGAGACACCGACATGCTACTAAAG TTAAAGATGGCTCTTTTacagcagcagcagcatcaGCAGCAGGGTGGTGGGAATTTAGCACAGCCACAGGCACTTAATCAGCACGCCCTTTCTAATCAGCAAACACAGAGTTCAAATCACAACATTCAGCAACAAGATAAACTGGGAGGAGGTGGTAGTATCACGATGGATGGTGGCATGTCAAATTCCTTTAGAGGAAATGAACAG GTATTGAAGAATCAAACTGGGAGGAAAAGAAAGCAACCGGTTTCGTCTTCTGGTCCAGCTAATAGTACAGGAACAGCCAACACTACGGGGCCATCACCGAGCTCAGCACCTTCTACACCTTCAACTCATACTCCTGGAGATGCGGTTTCTATGCCTAATCTGCCTCATGGTGGTGGTTCCACCAAACCAGTAATTATGTTTGGCACTGAGGGGACTACTGGGACTCTTACATCTCCATCAAATCAGCTA ACTGATATGGATCGATTTGTGGAAGATGGGTCACTTGACGACAACGTTGAGTCTTTTTTATCCCATGAGGATGGTGATCAACGAGACACTGTTGGACGATGTATGGATGTTAGTAAAG GTTTCACGTTTGCGGAAGTGAACTCAGTACGTGCGAGCACAAGCAAAGTCACCTGTTGCCACTTCTCATTGGATGGCAAAATGCTTGCTAGTGCCGGACATGACAAAAAG GCTGTAATATGGCATACAGACACTATGAAGCCCAAGACAACCCTTGAGGAGCACACGGCGATGATAACAGATGTTCGTTTTAGTCCGAACCTGCCTCGGCTTGCAACTTCTTCGTTTGACAAAACTGTCAGGGTTTGGGATGCTGATAAT AAAGGTTACTCCCTTCGTAATTTCATCGGACATTCTTCCATGATTACGTCAGTTGACTTCCATCCCAACAAGGATGATCTCATATGTTCATGTGACGATGACGGCGAGATAAGGTACTGGAGCATCAACAATGGAACTTGCTCAAGAGTGTACAAG GGTGGTAGCACTCAGACGAGATTCCAACCACGTGTTGGAAAGTATCTGGCTGCTTCGTCGGCAAACGTTGTATCTGTACTAGATGTTGAAACACAAGCTTGTCGACACTCTTTGCAG GGCCATACTAATCAGATAAACTCGGTCTGCTGGGATGCTTCTGGTGACTTCTTGGCAACGGTTAGTGAAGATATGGTGAAAGTTTGGACGTTCGGGACAGGTAATGAAGGAGAATGTGTTCATGAGCTAAGCTGCAATGGAAACAAGTTCCAGTCTTGTGTTTTCCATCCGACTTACCCTTCTCTACTCGTAGTTGGTTGTTACCAG TCTTTAGAACTGTGGAACATGTCCCAGAACAAGACGATGACATTGCCTGCTCACGATGGGCTGATTACGTCACTGGCGGTTTCAACTGCAACGGGATTGGTTGCATCAGCTAGTCACGACAAGCTAGTGAAGCTGTGGAAGTGA